From Deltaproteobacteria bacterium, the proteins below share one genomic window:
- a CDS encoding ribbon-helix-helix protein, CopG family: MKTSAVTIRMDTDLKRQLNKLCKQTGRTQSEIVRDALKRQFAIIRFRQIRRKVLPLAEARGYITDEDVFRDVS; encoded by the coding sequence AATTCGTATGGACACGGACCTCAAGCGCCAGCTCAACAAGCTGTGCAAGCAAACTGGACGCACGCAGAGTGAGATTGTCCGCGACGCTCTCAAGCGCCAGTTTGCAATCATTCGCTTCCGGCAAATACGGCGCAAGGTCCTGCCGTTGGCAGAAGCCCGAGGATATATCACAGACGAGGATGTGTTCCGAGACGTTTCGTGA